In Nothobranchius furzeri strain GRZ-AD chromosome 18, NfurGRZ-RIMD1, whole genome shotgun sequence, a single genomic region encodes these proteins:
- the numb gene encoding protein numb homolog isoform X8, with protein MEVVKTEKVKVSNAVLISGLTDTDLDNEVFGFMEGFGPVNRRIKLPNCDQIIVEFQHEATVKELKKQCLPYDKPCTRNPDVFFHIQDLASAYSLETSTSATDAYLSELRDIAARSNQSFKDLLMEELAKIGESLGRDTHASEPVTELEPMLHSDQVTYSLPLTPEVNYMNNSKDNCPPTETGKQNPCIPPNLLNTPEVQRVIVEHIVKSSEVIPPPTSQYRLKPFSGRVPHPSFETDYDTWRSSVVLCINDPSLTKSQIVRRIVESLSAPAASIVKALSPKSDPETYLEHLDSAYAAVEDGDELFARFLNTNQDSGEKPSDYFQRLYTLLNLVIQRNGISSSDADQQLLKQFCRGCWDSSLISNLQLEQKKDNPPHFTALLLKLRTEEDKQATKAARMKQHLGAQRTRVYSNVQTTCSQSKNTCELEIDDNCDDLRKQIAELRSQIAQLKVNNTDKKAKKTQKESKPRVGTKIPDEPKQIQQITAVVPRPKPGYCFKCGEDGHIASSCSNEPNPALVATKRLALRQKQREWEMSKPIAQSPPLNR; from the coding sequence atggaagttgtgaaaacagaaaaggtcaaagtttcaaatgctgttttaatcagtgggttaactgatacagaccttgataacgaagtctttgggtttatggaaggattcggaccagttaacaggcgcattaagttaccaaactgtgatcagattattgtggagtttcaacatgaagccactgttaaggaattaaagaaacaatgtttaccctatgacaaaccttgtactaggaacccagatgttttctttcatattcaagacctagccagcgcgtacagtctagaaactagcacatctgccactgatgcctatctgtcagagctcagggacatagctgcgcgtagcaatcaatcatttaaagaccttctaatggaggaactggcaaaaattggggaatctttaggaagggatacccatgcatctgaaccagtcactgaactagagccaatgctccatagtgaccaagttacatattccctgcctttaacaccagaagttaactatatgaacaactcaaaggacaattgtccacctacagagactggaaaacaaaacccttgcattccaccaaatcttttaaacacacctgaggttcagcgagttattgtggaacacattgttaaaagcagtgaggttatccctccgcctacttcacaatacagactaaaaccgttctcagggcgagttccacacccttcttttgaaactgactatgatacttggcgtagtagtgtagtgttatgcataaatgatccttcactcaccaagtcccaaattgtacgaagaatcgtggagagtctgtcagccccagcagcgagcatcgttaaagctcttagtccaaaatccgacccggaaacgtaccttgaacatctcgattcagcttacgcagctgtcgaagacggcgacgagctctttgctcgcttcttaaacacaaaccaggacagtggtgaaaaaccttccgattactttcagaggttatacaccttgttaaacctagttattcagaggaatggaatttcctccagtgacgccgaccagcagctgctcaagcagttttgcagaggctgttgggacagctcgctgatttcaaacctgcaactcgaacaaaagaaagacaacccgcctcattttacagcacttctcctcaaactgcgcactgaagaagacaaacaggctactaaagcagcacgcatgaaacaacacttaggggcacaacgaactagagtgtattcaaatgtgcaaacaacatgctctcagagtaaaaacacttgtgaactggaaatagatgataactgtgatgacttacgcaaacaaatcgctgagctcaggagccaaattgcacagcttaaggttaacaacacagataaaaaggcaaagaaaactcaaaaagagtcaaaaccccgtgtggggactaaaattccagatgagcccaaacagattcagcagataacagcagtggtgcccagaccaaagcctggatactgttttaagtgcggagaagatgggcacatagcttctagctgtagcaacgagccaaatccagcactagttgcaactaaaagacttgctcttagacagaagcagcgcgagtgggagatgtcaaagccaattgctcagtctcctcctttaaaccggtag